A part of Ziziphus jujuba cultivar Dongzao chromosome 8, ASM3175591v1 genomic DNA contains:
- the LOC107403892 gene encoding ankyrin repeat-containing protein ITN1 has product MASQIEDGGERDIEKGLLTPPPPPSPQGQSPHAEPPSPSPSPSPSPSSTASAPALVLSNSGKRIDQAGKKKYVKQVTGRHNDTELHLAAQRGDLTAVKQILDDIDSQIVGTLSGADRDAEVAEVRAAVVNEVNELGETALFTAADKGHIDVVKELLKYSNKEALTKKNRSMFDPLHIAATQGHHAIVQVLLDHDPGLSKTIGPSNATPLISAATRGHTAVVNELLAKDCSLLEISRSNGKNALHLAARQGHVEIVKALLSKDSQLARRTDKKGQTALHMAVKGQSCEVVKLLLDADAAIVMLPDKFGNTALHVATRKKRAEIVSELLHLPDTNVNALTRDHKTAFDIAEGLPLSEESSEIMACLSHYGAVRANELNQPRDELRKTVTQIKKDVHTQLEQTRKTNKNVHNISKELRKLHREGINNATNSVTVVAVLFATVAFAAIFTVPGGDNDDGTAVMVKSPPFKIFFIFNAVALFTSLAVVVVQITLVRGETKAEKRVVEVINKLMWLASVCTSVAFMASSYIVVGKHHQWAAILITVVGGVIMAAVLGTMTYYVVRSKRIRSMRKKDKHPRRSGSNSWHQSDFSNSEIDRIYAL; this is encoded by the exons ATGGCGTCCCAAATCGAAGAtg GAGGTGAGAGGGACATAGAGAAGGGTTTGTTgactccaccaccaccaccatcgcCACAAGGTCAAAGCCCCCATGCCGAACCGCCATCGCCATCGCCATCGCCTTCACCATCGCCGTCATCGACAGCTTCGGCACCGGCCCTGGTGCTGTCGAACTCCGGCAAGCGGATCGATCAGGCCGGGAAGAAGAAATACGTGAAGCAAGTGACCGGCAGGCACAACGACACCGAGCTTCACCTGGCTGCTCAGCGAGGTGATCTGACCGCCGTGAAGCAGATTCTCGATGACATCGATTCGCAGATTGTGGGGACTCTCAGTGGCGCCGACCGCGATGCAGAGGTGGCCGAGGTCCGAGCTGCGGTGGTTAACGAGGTGAACGAGCTCGGAGAGACCGCCCTTTTCACTGCTGCGGATAAAGGGCATATTGATGTGGTTAAGGAATTGCTAAAGTATTCCAACAAAGAGGCACTGACGAAGAAAAACCGATCTATGTTCGACCCGCTTCACATCGCTGCAACTCAGGGTCATCAtg CAATTGTCCAGGTGCTACTAGATCATGACCCTGGGCTAAGCAAAACCATTGGCCCATCAAATGCAACCCCACTTATATCTGCAGCTACAAGAGGGCACACAGCTGTTGTAAATGAACTATTGGCAAAGGATTGTAGCTTGTTGGAGATTTCTAGATCAAATGGGAAAAATGCATTGCATTTAGCTGCAAGACAGGGGCATGTAGAGATTGTAAAAGCGTTGCTGAGTAAGGATTCACAATTGGCCCGAAGGACTGACAAGAAAGGGCAAACTGCATTGCATATGGCTGTTAAAGGGCAGAGCTGTGAAGTGGTGAAATTGCTTCTTGATGCAGATGCTGCTATTGTGATGCTTCCAGATAAATTTGGTAACACAGCATTACATGTAGCAACCAGGAAAAAGCGAGCTGAG atAGTGAGTGAGTTGTTACACCTTCCAGACACTAATGTGAATGCACTGACCAGAGACCACAAAACGGCTTTTGACATTGCTGAAGGACTTCCTCTTTCTGAAGAATCTTCAGAAATAATGGCGTGTCTTTCACACTATGGTGCTGTCAGAGCTAATGAACTGAACCAACCAAGGGATGAACTGAGGAAAACTGTTACGCAGATCAAAAAAGATGTTCATACACAGCTTGAACAAACtaggaaaacaaacaaaaatgttCATAACATTTCCAAAGAGCTGAGGAAGCTCCACCGTGAGGGAATCAACAATGCAACAAACTCGGTTACTGTGGTGGCTGTGCTATTCGCAACAGTTGCCTTTGCAGCTATCTTCACGGTGCCTGGTGGTGATAATGATGACGGGACGGCTGTGATGGTCAAGAGTCCTcctttcaaaatcttttttatctttaatgcTGTTGCACTTTTTACATCTTTGGCTGTTGTGGTTGTTCAAATTACATTGGTTAGAGGTGAGACGAAGGCAGAGAAAAGGGTAGTGGAGGTAATCAATAAATTGATGTGGCTGGCTTCGGTATGTACATCAGTGGCATTTATGGCCTCCTCTTACATAGTAGTGGGCAAGCATCATCAGTGGGCTGCGATTCTGATTACAGTTGTGGGAGGAGTGATAATGGCTGCAGTTCTTGGCACCATGACTTATTATGTTGTAAGGTCAAAGAGGATCCGGAGCATGAGGAAGAAGGATAAGCATCCTAGGAGAAGCGGTTCAAATTCATGGCATCAATCTGACTTCTCCAATTCAGAAATCGATAGGATATATGCCCTATGA
- the LOC107413582 gene encoding uncharacterized protein LOC107413582 isoform X2 yields the protein MVRIHAKHGQTSDQIQFLYDCASSSRIDEIALELTRISNLQAKIQALVLELEPLLLPFHGDANALPLVRALSEANSYASKDQVVYNKPLSYYALRDHVQCIAKELSTVSPLLGFSDLDQFRRILTGSEVLKEDTIQLLWAGKVLDRDCDEATDTRFISCINRSTMVKFKIYRFL from the exons ATGGTTCGAATCCACGCGAAGCACGGCCAAACCTCTGATCAAATTCAGTTCCTCTACGACTGCGCTAGTTCTTCACGGATTGACGAAATTGCTCTCGAACTCACACGAATTTCCAATCTTCAAGCCAAGATTCAAGCCCTCGTTCTTGAGCTTGAACCTCTTCTGCTACCCTTCCATGGTGACgctaatg CACTTCCTCTTGTGAGAGCTTTATCCGAAGCCAATTCCTATGCTTCCAAG GACCAGGTGGTTTACAATAAACCCTTGTCTTATTATGCTCTAAGAGATCACGTACAGTGCATAGCGAAGGAACTCTCGACAGTTTCTCCATTGCTTGGCTTTTCGGATTTGGATCAGTTTCGAAGAATTCTAACAG GCTCAGAGGTACTGAAAGAGGATACAATCCAGCTCTTGTGGGCGGGAAAGGTTTTGGACAGGG ATTGTGATGAAGCTACAGACACCAGATTCATCTCCTGCATAAACAGAAGTACAATGGTAAAGTTTAAGATATATCGTTTTCTGTAA
- the LOC107413582 gene encoding uncharacterized protein LOC107413582 isoform X1, with amino-acid sequence MVRIHAKHGQTSDQIQFLYDCASSSRIDEIALELTRISNLQAKIQALVLELEPLLLPFHGDANALPLVRALSEANSYASKDQVVYNKPLSYYALRDHVQCIAKELSTVSPLLGFSDLDQFRRILTGSEVLKEDTIQLLWAGKVLDRGKRLSDYIGENEKTKIVMKLQTPDSSPA; translated from the exons ATGGTTCGAATCCACGCGAAGCACGGCCAAACCTCTGATCAAATTCAGTTCCTCTACGACTGCGCTAGTTCTTCACGGATTGACGAAATTGCTCTCGAACTCACACGAATTTCCAATCTTCAAGCCAAGATTCAAGCCCTCGTTCTTGAGCTTGAACCTCTTCTGCTACCCTTCCATGGTGACgctaatg CACTTCCTCTTGTGAGAGCTTTATCCGAAGCCAATTCCTATGCTTCCAAG GACCAGGTGGTTTACAATAAACCCTTGTCTTATTATGCTCTAAGAGATCACGTACAGTGCATAGCGAAGGAACTCTCGACAGTTTCTCCATTGCTTGGCTTTTCGGATTTGGATCAGTTTCGAAGAATTCTAACAG GCTCAGAGGTACTGAAAGAGGATACAATCCAGCTCTTGTGGGCGGGAAAGGTTTTGGACAGGGGTAAAAGACTAAGTGATTACATTGGAGAAAATGAGAAAACCAAG ATTGTGATGAAGCTACAGACACCAGATTCATCTCCTGCATAA